The following proteins are encoded in a genomic region of Candidatus Binatus sp.:
- a CDS encoding nuclear transport factor 2 family protein, whose product MSDREAVLAANRAFYEAFESLDTEKMEAIWLRDPRIICIHPGWRKLSGWGPIMASWERIFDNVFEMKFELGEMEVLISGDLAIMIVEENLTQRGYDGAQRSTVLSTNVFERVGLKWYMVMHHGSPVIAPPDDEPPLQ is encoded by the coding sequence ATGTCAGATCGAGAAGCAGTGCTCGCCGCCAATCGCGCTTTTTACGAAGCGTTCGAAAGCCTCGACACCGAGAAGATGGAAGCGATCTGGCTGCGTGACCCGCGCATCATTTGCATCCATCCGGGATGGCGAAAGCTCTCCGGATGGGGCCCGATCATGGCGAGTTGGGAGCGCATCTTCGACAACGTTTTCGAAATGAAGTTCGAACTCGGCGAGATGGAAGTGCTGATCAGCGGCGACCTCGCAATCATGATCGTCGAGGAAAACCTGACCCAGCGCGGCTACGACGGCGCACAACGCTCGACCGTGCTGAGCACCAACGTCTTCGAGCGTGTCGGGCTCAAATGGTACATGGTGATGCATCACGGATCGCCGGTGATCGCGCCGCCCGACGACGAACCACCGCTGCAATAG
- the eutC gene encoding ethanolamine ammonia-lyase subunit EutC, with protein sequence MPEIFEMSSGSKFESASAAEFDAMKRATPARLGVGRAGPRYTTAAMLALRADHARAVDAVLTEVPRDWARRNGLLEVHSEARTRDEYLRYPERGRRLDRESIAQLKRLASAPSKRASKCSVLICVGDGLSSAAVEKNAAPLLKSLNRALASRYRLLKPLFIRNARVRIEDHLGEILHPDVVCMIVGERPGLATAESLSAYVIYRPTLESAEPDRTVISNIHRGGIPIAEAARKLAALIDDAIRFAATGASLAAKTSPPA encoded by the coding sequence ATGCCTGAAATCTTTGAGATGTCATCAGGGTCAAAATTCGAATCCGCATCAGCCGCAGAATTCGATGCGATGAAGCGCGCGACTCCGGCCCGCCTTGGCGTCGGACGCGCGGGTCCGCGCTACACGACTGCCGCGATGCTCGCGCTGCGCGCCGATCACGCGCGCGCCGTCGATGCGGTCCTCACCGAAGTGCCCCGCGACTGGGCGCGGCGCAACGGTTTGCTCGAAGTTCATTCCGAGGCGCGCACCCGCGACGAATATCTGCGCTATCCGGAACGGGGCCGCCGCCTCGACCGTGAGAGCATCGCGCAATTGAAGCGGCTCGCGTCGGCGCCATCGAAGCGCGCGTCGAAATGCTCGGTGCTGATCTGCGTCGGCGACGGGCTCTCGTCGGCAGCCGTCGAAAAAAATGCGGCGCCGCTGTTGAAGTCGCTGAATCGCGCGCTCGCATCGCGTTATCGCCTCCTGAAACCGCTCTTCATCCGCAATGCGCGCGTCCGAATCGAGGATCATCTCGGCGAAATTCTGCATCCCGATGTCGTTTGCATGATCGTCGGCGAGCGGCCCGGACTCGCCACCGCCGAAAGCCTGAGCGCGTACGTCATCTACCGCCCCACGCTCGAATCGGCCGAGCCGGATCGCACGGTGATATCGAATATCCATCGCGGCGGAATTCCGATTGCCGAAGCCGCGCGCAAACTCGCCGCTTTGATCGACGACGCGATCCGCTTCGCCGCGACCGGCGCTTCGCTCGCCGCAAAGACTTCGCCGCCCGCCTGA
- a CDS encoding ethanolamine ammonia-lyase subunit EutB produces the protein MKLSTRLFGTGYRFRSVRELLARANEARSGDELAGIAARSEKERIAAKTVLADLTLNDLRENPVVPYERDEVTRVIDDALDRDAFARVRNSTVGEFREWLLDDATTGEIILATSPGLTAEIAAAIAKLCSNLDLITIASKIRVVTKARTTIGLPGRLSTRLQPNHPRDDLAGIAGAAYEGLSYATGDALIGINPCIDEPDNVRRLLELTAGIIDRTGAPTQNCVLAHITTQMRALEAGAPMDIMFQSLAGTEKGNAGFGITVAMLDEGYAMIRESGRLRSPNLMYFETGQGSELSAGAHENSDQVTLEARCYGLARRYSPLLVNTVVGFIGPEYLYDAKQITRAGLEDHLMGKLLGVPHGADACYTNHARADQNDCENLAVLLASAGCNYFMAVPMGDDVMLSYQSTSYHDAAALRAVLNLRPAPEFEHWCEDRGLLRDGRLTARAGDGALLMSAHA, from the coding sequence ATGAAACTATCGACGCGGCTGTTCGGCACCGGATACCGCTTTCGCTCGGTTCGCGAATTGCTCGCGCGCGCCAACGAAGCCCGCAGTGGCGACGAACTGGCCGGCATCGCCGCCCGCTCCGAAAAGGAACGAATCGCCGCGAAGACCGTGCTCGCCGATTTGACGCTGAACGACCTCCGCGAAAATCCGGTCGTGCCTTATGAACGCGACGAAGTGACGCGCGTGATCGATGACGCCCTCGACCGCGACGCCTTTGCGCGAGTGCGCAACTCGACCGTCGGCGAGTTTCGCGAATGGCTGCTCGACGACGCGACGACCGGCGAGATCATTCTCGCGACCAGCCCCGGCCTGACCGCCGAGATCGCCGCCGCCATCGCCAAGCTCTGCTCGAATCTGGATTTGATCACGATCGCATCGAAGATTCGCGTTGTGACAAAGGCTCGCACCACGATCGGATTGCCCGGCCGCCTCTCGACGCGTCTCCAGCCCAATCATCCGCGCGACGATCTCGCCGGTATCGCAGGCGCCGCGTACGAAGGCCTCAGCTACGCAACCGGTGACGCGCTGATCGGAATCAATCCCTGCATCGACGAGCCCGACAACGTGCGCCGCCTGCTCGAACTCACCGCCGGCATTATCGATCGCACCGGCGCGCCGACGCAGAACTGCGTGCTCGCGCATATCACCACCCAGATGCGCGCGCTCGAAGCGGGCGCCCCGATGGACATCATGTTCCAGAGCCTCGCCGGCACCGAGAAGGGCAACGCGGGTTTCGGCATCACGGTCGCGATGCTCGACGAAGGCTACGCGATGATTCGCGAGAGCGGCCGACTGCGCTCGCCCAACCTGATGTACTTCGAAACGGGACAGGGCAGCGAGCTTTCCGCGGGCGCGCATGAGAACAGCGATCAGGTGACGCTCGAGGCGCGATGCTACGGACTCGCACGCCGCTACTCGCCGCTGCTGGTCAACACCGTCGTCGGTTTTATCGGTCCGGAATATTTGTACGACGCCAAGCAAATCACGCGCGCCGGTCTCGAAGATCACCTGATGGGCAAATTGCTCGGAGTGCCGCACGGCGCCGACGCCTGCTACACCAATCACGCGCGCGCCGATCAGAACGATTGCGAGAATCTCGCGGTGCTGCTCGCGAGCGCCGGATGCAACTACTTCATGGCGGTGCCGATGGGCGACGACGTGATGCTCTCGTATCAAAGCACCAGCTATCACGACGCCGCCGCGCTGCGCGCGGTGCTGAATCTTCGCCCCGCGCCGGAATTCGAGCATTGGTGCGAGGATCGCGGACTTCTGCGCGACGGCCGCCTCACCGCTCGCGCCGGCGACGGCGCCCTGCTGATGTCGGCGCATGCCTGA
- a CDS encoding aspartate/glutamate racemase family protein: MSNPRHLGIVAVSAEGAALCYRTICAEAAAMLGRHMHPEISMHTFPLGEYMRHIDAGRWHDVAALMLESARKLAACGADFLICPDNTAHQAFDLLEDRSPLRWLHIADEVARVAAECGFGRVGVLGTRYLMEGPVYPPKLAERGIAHEIPSREQRARINRIIFEDLVHGCFEESARAYFRSVIADLKARGCDAVALSCTEIPLLISPGDSPLPVLDSTRILARAALREATRAD, translated from the coding sequence GTGAGCAATCCGCGCCACCTCGGAATCGTCGCAGTCAGCGCGGAGGGCGCGGCGCTTTGCTATCGCACGATCTGCGCGGAAGCCGCCGCGATGCTGGGCCGTCATATGCATCCTGAAATCTCGATGCATACCTTTCCGCTCGGCGAATACATGCGGCATATCGACGCCGGCCGATGGCACGACGTCGCCGCTCTGATGCTCGAATCGGCGCGGAAGTTGGCTGCTTGCGGCGCCGACTTTTTGATCTGCCCCGATAATACTGCGCATCAGGCGTTCGATCTGCTCGAAGACCGCTCGCCGCTTCGATGGCTCCATATCGCGGATGAAGTCGCGCGCGTCGCGGCGGAGTGCGGATTCGGGCGGGTCGGCGTGCTGGGCACGCGCTACCTGATGGAAGGTCCGGTGTACCCGCCGAAGCTGGCGGAGCGCGGAATCGCGCACGAAATTCCCAGCCGCGAGCAGCGCGCCCGAATCAATCGGATCATCTTCGAAGACCTCGTCCATGGATGCTTCGAGGAATCCGCCCGCGCCTACTTTCGCAGCGTGATCGCCGATCTCAAGGCTCGCGGATGCGACGCGGTCGCGCTCTCGTGCACCGAGATTCCACTGCTGATAAGCCCCGGCGATTCGCCGTTGCCCGTGCTCGATTCAACGCGAATCCTCGCGCGGGCCGCGCTCCGTGAAGCAACCCGCGCCGACTAG
- a CDS encoding threonine/serine dehydratase gives MGLSTNYEKHKASEITIREIREAATRIKGYVRRTPLMSCSPVRDAVNRAESLQLKLECLQVTGSFKARGAVNKLKSLTPDATARGIITASGGNHGLAVAYAGRLARVPATIYLPVTVSEEKIHKLNRWDARLVIEGASWDDSNRAALAVAERDGMAYFHPFADPVIIAGQGTIGLEILEDAPDIDTIVVAIGGGGMISGVAIAAHAIRPGIRIIGVEPVGAATVYKSIKAGHRIELEKIETAAGPLGARASEQLNLDLVQEHVSEIFLVTDDEMRNAARWLWFELGIAAELAGAAAVATILGSHYRPAEGERVCAVVCGSGTDGIEA, from the coding sequence ATGGGACTCTCGACAAATTACGAAAAACACAAGGCATCGGAAATCACCATTCGCGAGATTCGCGAAGCAGCAACTCGGATCAAGGGTTATGTTCGCCGCACGCCCCTGATGTCGTGCAGCCCGGTGCGCGACGCGGTTAATCGCGCCGAGTCATTGCAACTGAAACTCGAATGCCTGCAAGTGACGGGATCGTTCAAGGCGCGAGGCGCGGTCAACAAACTCAAGTCGCTCACGCCCGATGCGACCGCGCGCGGGATCATCACCGCCTCGGGCGGCAATCACGGACTCGCGGTCGCGTACGCCGGACGGCTCGCGCGCGTGCCCGCCACGATCTACCTGCCGGTCACGGTGAGCGAGGAAAAAATTCACAAGCTTAACCGTTGGGACGCGCGGCTGGTGATCGAAGGAGCGAGCTGGGACGACAGCAATCGCGCGGCGCTCGCGGTCGCGGAGCGCGACGGGATGGCGTACTTCCACCCGTTCGCCGACCCGGTGATTATCGCCGGCCAGGGCACCATCGGGCTCGAAATTCTCGAAGACGCGCCGGACATCGATACGATCGTCGTCGCGATCGGCGGCGGCGGAATGATTTCGGGGGTCGCGATTGCGGCGCACGCGATACGGCCGGGCATCAGGATCATCGGCGTCGAGCCGGTCGGCGCGGCAACGGTTTATAAGAGCATCAAGGCCGGCCACCGGATCGAACTCGAGAAGATCGAAACCGCAGCGGGGCCGCTCGGCGCGCGCGCGAGCGAGCAATTGAATCTCGACCTGGTGCAAGAGCACGTTTCCGAAATTTTTCTCGTCACCGACGACGAGATGCGAAACGCCGCGCGATGGCTCTGGTTCGAGCTCGGAATCGCCGCCGAACTGGCCGGCGCGGCGGCGGTCGCGACGATCCTCGGCAGCCACTATCGCCCGGCAGAGGGCGAGCGCGTCTGCGCGGTCGTCTGCGGCTCAGGCACCGACGGCATCGAGGCGTGA
- a CDS encoding SDR family NAD(P)-dependent oxidoreductase, with the protein MTKQVALITGVGPGTGAALARRFSKGGYGVAMLARNRERLSALQAEIANSRAYPCDVTDEAQLDATIAAVRAELGAPSVVIHNAVGGAFGNFLEIDPQVLNRNFQVNAMALLYLARRLAPAMIEAGKGVIVASGNTSALRGKANFAGFAPTKAAQRVLAEAIARELGPKGIHVAYVVIDAVIDLAWTRKMRPDAPDDYFIKPAAIADEIWHVAHQDRSAWSFNVEVRPFGETW; encoded by the coding sequence ATGACGAAGCAAGTCGCGCTTATCACTGGAGTTGGACCGGGCACCGGCGCAGCGTTGGCGCGCCGCTTCTCGAAGGGCGGCTACGGCGTCGCGATGCTCGCGCGCAATCGCGAACGCCTGTCCGCGCTGCAAGCGGAGATTGCGAACTCGCGCGCATATCCGTGCGACGTCACCGACGAAGCGCAACTCGACGCCACGATCGCAGCGGTCCGCGCCGAACTGGGCGCGCCGTCAGTCGTGATCCACAACGCGGTCGGCGGCGCCTTCGGCAATTTCCTGGAGATCGATCCGCAGGTGCTGAACCGCAACTTCCAGGTGAACGCGATGGCGCTGCTTTACCTCGCGCGGCGCCTCGCGCCCGCGATGATTGAGGCTGGCAAGGGCGTGATCGTCGCCAGCGGCAATACCTCGGCGCTGCGCGGCAAGGCCAATTTCGCGGGCTTCGCGCCGACCAAGGCGGCCCAGCGCGTTCTCGCCGAAGCGATCGCGCGCGAGCTTGGCCCTAAAGGCATTCACGTTGCGTATGTGGTGATCGACGCGGTGATCGATCTGGCGTGGACGCGCAAGATGCGGCCCGACGCGCCGGACGATTACTTCATCAAGCCCGCGGCGATCGCCGACGAGATCTGGCACGTCGCGCATCAGGATCGCAGCGCGTGGTCGTTCAACGTCGAGGTGAGGCCGTTCGGCGAGACCTGGTGA
- a CDS encoding LLM class flavin-dependent oxidoreductase — MKVGASFFFQNYFRAEKPDWEIYREDLELAEMVEPLGFDSIWGVEHHFSPYTMIPDVLQFLTFMAGRTRRVGFGSMVVVLPWHDPVRVAEQIAMLDNYCGDRDLVLGFGRGAGRIEYNGFRVPMSESRERFTEGAEIVRLALSQERFSYDGKYHHIPEMSIRPQPRHKNLTDRFYGAIISPETGDIMAKQGMGMLVIPQKSWAEHKKDYDHFKESCAKFGHKAKKPIVSTFIYCGETEKEAVEGAEKWIGNYADTAISHYEYDEPEHFRNAKGYEFHAKMADATKGNASSFRQMFTKTQVFGTPAQCVETLRTIASTMDAAEFVGTFKFGGMPLEVAQRSMKLFATEVLPHVQSKESRVQQSAAAGGGH, encoded by the coding sequence ATGAAAGTAGGAGCATCGTTCTTTTTTCAAAACTATTTCCGTGCTGAGAAGCCTGACTGGGAGATCTATCGCGAGGACCTCGAGCTGGCTGAGATGGTCGAGCCGCTCGGTTTCGATTCCATCTGGGGCGTCGAGCATCACTTCTCGCCCTACACGATGATCCCCGACGTCCTGCAGTTCCTGACCTTCATGGCGGGGCGCACGCGCCGAGTCGGCTTTGGCTCGATGGTGGTGGTGCTGCCGTGGCACGATCCGGTGCGCGTCGCCGAGCAGATCGCGATGCTGGATAATTACTGCGGCGACCGCGATCTCGTCTTGGGCTTCGGCCGCGGCGCAGGCCGTATCGAGTACAACGGCTTTCGCGTGCCGATGAGCGAATCGCGCGAGCGCTTCACCGAAGGCGCGGAAATCGTGCGGCTGGCGCTCAGCCAGGAGCGGTTCTCTTACGACGGCAAGTATCATCACATCCCGGAGATGAGTATCCGGCCGCAGCCGCGCCACAAAAATCTAACCGATCGTTTCTACGGCGCGATCATCTCACCGGAAACCGGCGATATCATGGCGAAGCAGGGGATGGGGATGCTGGTGATCCCGCAGAAGTCGTGGGCCGAGCACAAGAAGGACTACGATCACTTCAAGGAGTCATGCGCGAAGTTCGGGCATAAGGCGAAGAAGCCGATAGTGTCCACCTTCATCTACTGCGGCGAGACTGAGAAGGAAGCAGTTGAAGGCGCCGAGAAATGGATCGGCAACTATGCCGACACCGCGATCAGTCACTACGAGTACGACGAGCCCGAGCATTTCCGCAACGCGAAGGGTTATGAGTTCCACGCGAAGATGGCGGATGCGACCAAGGGCAATGCTAGCTCGTTCCGCCAGATGTTCACCAAGACGCAGGTCTTTGGCACGCCGGCGCAATGCGTCGAGACGCTGCGCACGATCGCGAGCACGATGGATGCGGCGGAGTTCGTCGGCACCTTCAAGTTCGGCGGGATGCCGCTGGAAGTCGCGCAGCGCAGCATGAAGCTGTTCGCGACCGAAGTGCTGCCGCATGTCCAGAGTAAGGAATCGCGGGTACAGCAAAGCGCGGCTGCCGGCGGAGGACATTAG
- a CDS encoding nuclear transport factor 2 family protein: MATDLEARVRELEAKVLEIVEREAIRDLRFRYHECINEAKMAEIPDLFTDDGVLEFGHLGNAKGREQINSFFSGLAGTPSKTGEPPRRRLYRVKQFIHNHVIRLHGDTADGYAYLEAKPVYNGESYVVAARYDDEYIKQNGQWKFSKMKLTPYFMVPLKEGWAGDDLLKMGR; the protein is encoded by the coding sequence ATGGCAACCGATCTGGAAGCTAGAGTGCGTGAGCTCGAGGCCAAGGTGCTCGAAATAGTCGAGCGTGAAGCGATTCGCGATCTGCGCTTTCGCTACCACGAGTGCATCAACGAAGCGAAGATGGCGGAAATTCCCGACTTATTCACCGATGACGGCGTGCTGGAGTTCGGGCACTTAGGCAACGCCAAAGGACGCGAGCAGATCAACAGCTTCTTCTCGGGTCTCGCCGGCACTCCTTCGAAGACTGGCGAACCGCCGCGGCGACGACTCTATCGCGTCAAGCAATTCATCCACAATCATGTGATAAGGCTTCACGGCGACACCGCCGACGGCTACGCGTACCTGGAGGCCAAGCCCGTTTACAACGGCGAAAGCTACGTCGTCGCCGCGCGCTATGATGACGAGTACATAAAGCAGAACGGCCAGTGGAAGTTCAGCAAGATGAAGCTGACTCCTTACTTCATGGTACCGTTGAAGGAAGGATGGGCCGGCGACGACCTGCTTAAGATGGGCCGCTAG
- a CDS encoding SDR family NAD(P)-dependent oxidoreductase, giving the protein MGKLDQKVAVITGAASGIGRATAIRFAGEGAAIVIADLNREGGDATVRDCKENGGRAVFQLADVSSEEDIKGAVDRAVKEFGRLDVIYNNAGLGGAVGPLEKTSAENWDRSFAILLRAVFLGIKHAVPEMRKQGGGSIISTASIAGIRGAAGLHAYCAAKAGVISLSRSAAIELAKDKIRVNCICPGLIATPLTYNRIPGGEQTATQLFAAFQPWPRAGRPEDIAAMALFLASDDSEFVSGQAMVVDGAVTSGMVGGNLPRAAGDNTSILDDEWSGPSFQMKKPS; this is encoded by the coding sequence ATGGGTAAACTCGACCAGAAAGTTGCAGTAATCACCGGCGCAGCGAGCGGCATCGGCCGCGCCACCGCGATCAGGTTCGCCGGCGAAGGCGCCGCAATCGTGATCGCCGATCTCAACCGCGAAGGCGGCGACGCCACGGTGCGCGATTGCAAGGAGAACGGCGGCCGCGCGGTTTTCCAACTCGCCGACGTGTCGAGCGAAGAGGACATCAAAGGCGCCGTCGATCGCGCGGTCAAAGAATTCGGTCGCCTCGACGTGATCTACAACAACGCAGGCCTTGGCGGCGCGGTCGGCCCGCTCGAAAAGACCAGCGCCGAAAACTGGGACCGCAGCTTCGCGATTCTGCTCCGCGCGGTGTTTCTCGGAATCAAACATGCGGTGCCCGAGATGCGCAAACAGGGCGGCGGCTCGATCATCTCGACCGCCTCGATCGCCGGAATCCGCGGCGCCGCCGGATTGCACGCGTATTGCGCGGCCAAGGCCGGCGTGATCAGTCTCAGCCGCTCGGCCGCGATCGAACTGGCAAAGGACAAGATTCGCGTCAATTGCATCTGCCCCGGACTGATCGCGACGCCGCTGACCTACAATCGAATCCCGGGCGGTGAGCAGACTGCGACGCAACTGTTCGCGGCGTTCCAGCCGTGGCCGCGCGCGGGACGGCCCGAGGATATCGCCGCGATGGCGCTGTTTCTCGCTAGCGATGATTCGGAATTCGTCAGCGGACAAGCGATGGTCGTCGATGGCGCCGTGACGTCGGGCATGGTCGGCGGCAACCTGCCGCGAGCTGCCGGGGACAACACCTCGATTCTCGATGACGAATGGTCGGGGCCGTCATTCCAGATGAAGAAGCCGTCCTAG
- a CDS encoding AbrB/MazE/SpoVT family DNA-binding domain-containing protein, with product MRARIAKWCNCLGVRIPKAVARKVGLREGSNVEVRVFGRNLVLAPVHREYSLQELVSGITPKNRHRETDWSAPVGSENW from the coding sequence TTGAGGGCACGGATTGCAAAATGGTGTAACTGCCTAGGTGTTCGGATCCCGAAAGCCGTGGCTAGGAAAGTCGGGCTCCGCGAGGGGTCTAATGTCGAAGTGAGAGTCTTCGGACGCAACCTCGTCCTTGCTCCCGTTCATCGCGAGTACAGCCTGCAGGAGCTGGTCTCAGGGATCACACCTAAGAACCGTCATCGCGAAACTGATTGGAGCGCACCGGTCGGCAGCGAGAACTGGTGA
- a CDS encoding restriction endonuclease: protein MAIPDFQTLMLPVLKTAGSDEVSIGDVITKLADDFKLSEDERNQMLPSGHQTTLANRIGWAKPYLAKAGLLEATKRGYFRITNLGSGVLSAPPSRIDISFLRQYPKFEEFRSGERNVDGEKIEQAVAVLEQSSQTPDELLRATHQEIEKSLQTDLLDRVIAAPPSFFETLIVSVLMAMGYGGFRDEAGRAIGKTGDGGLDGVIDQDPLGLDRVYVQAKRYKRDLAVSEPEIRGFAGSLESVKATKGVFVTTSYFTAPASAFVEKIARRIVLIDGHHLARLMVKYNVGVRIEETLHIKKIDEDYFVSD, encoded by the coding sequence ATGGCAATTCCAGACTTTCAGACCTTGATGTTGCCGGTCTTGAAGACCGCCGGCAGTGACGAGGTTAGCATCGGTGATGTCATCACGAAGCTCGCTGACGACTTCAAGCTCAGCGAAGACGAGCGGAACCAAATGTTGCCCAGCGGTCATCAAACCACCCTCGCGAATCGAATCGGCTGGGCAAAACCCTATCTTGCGAAGGCCGGGCTCCTTGAAGCGACCAAGCGCGGATATTTCCGAATCACAAATTTAGGCAGCGGCGTGCTATCCGCGCCTCCTTCGCGAATCGATATTTCGTTCTTGCGACAGTATCCAAAGTTTGAGGAGTTCCGATCGGGAGAACGGAATGTCGACGGAGAGAAGATTGAACAGGCTGTCGCGGTACTTGAACAATCAAGCCAGACTCCGGACGAACTGTTGAGAGCGACACACCAAGAAATTGAAAAGAGCCTTCAGACTGACTTGCTAGATCGTGTCATTGCCGCGCCTCCCTCATTTTTTGAGACGCTTATTGTTTCCGTCTTGATGGCTATGGGATACGGAGGATTCCGCGATGAGGCGGGTCGGGCAATCGGCAAAACGGGTGATGGTGGTTTAGACGGTGTGATCGACCAGGATCCCCTTGGATTGGATCGAGTCTACGTGCAAGCGAAACGCTACAAGCGAGACCTAGCCGTAAGCGAGCCTGAAATCCGAGGTTTTGCGGGAAGTCTTGAAAGTGTGAAGGCCACGAAAGGAGTGTTTGTTACTACATCCTATTTCACGGCTCCGGCAAGCGCCTTCGTCGAGAAAATTGCTCGCCGCATCGTGCTCATTGACGGACATCACCTCGCCCGTCTGATGGTGAAGTACAACGTAGGGGTCCGGATTGAGGAAACTCTTCACATCAAGAAAATCGACGAAGACTATTTCGTCAGCGATTGA